The region AAAAACAAACGGGTTATTAGCAATTAACTTTCTAATATCTTCAGCAATTTGTAAACTTGTGAATTTGTCTTTGTTCGGCAATAAGATTACAAATTCCTCCCCACCGTACCGTGCTACTGTTCCTCTTTTACCAACCATCTTCACTAGTCGATTAGCAAGTTCACATAAGATTAAATTACCGCTCTGGTGACCGAAATTGTCATTAACTGCTTTAAAATGATCGATATCTAGTAAAATTAATGATAATGGTTCGCCTTTATTAGTAGAATCTAATTTTTTAAATTCTTCTTCTAATAATCCTTCAAAATAACGATAATTATAGAGTTTTGTTAAGGCACAACGCTCACTCTTATTTTTCGTTTCCTCATAGTGTCTTGCATTCTCAACAGCAACAGCTAAATAGGAAACGAGTAAGTCGACTATCATCAATTGATATTTTTCATATGATCTTTTTGAATTTGAAGCAAGTACAAGAACTCCTACAATCTGTTTATTTCGGACGATAGGGACTGAAATAATACTTTCAACTGTCGCCGGAAGATAGCCTTGAGTAATCTTTTTCCACTCTTCCTTTTTATGAAACAGAACAGCTTGTCCTGTTTGCCAAACGGTACCACCAATACCTTCATTTTTTTGTAAAGGAGGAATTGAAAGAGTCTTTTGTACACCATTTTCAACATAACGAATGAGATGCAATCCGTCCTTTTTCACATCTAATATATAAGCAAAATCTACGGGCAAGACAGTTGAAAGCTTTTGGATAATTAAGTCGAGAACCTCATCTACCTGCAATCTCCCAGCTAACTGATGACCTATTTCACTTGCTTTTTGTAGATAGTAATTAACATTTTGGCTCGCATAATATTGTTTAAAGAAAATCGAAAGAGTAATGAATGGTATACCAACATAAACTGTAGCTATTACACCCATCTCGGTATAAAGAATATACAAAATAATCCCGATAGGAAATTGAATAAGAACCGTAATACCTTGTCGTAATGTATCCCGAGTGAAGAAGTGTATTCGATCACCGTTTAGTAATCGAAGTAAAAAGTTGATTACTAGCTGGTTAGATAAAAACTTTGTTAATTCATAAGCAGCTGCAGGAACTAGAAAGGCTAAAGATGCCAAGTCATTTCCATTATGAGTGCCACCCAAA is a window of Cytobacillus luteolus DNA encoding:
- a CDS encoding sensor domain-containing diguanylate cyclase; protein product: MNSNRRAKIIIWLLWLVFVPSSTYLAFLVTKPDIASYSADILFFLILIAIVGFFPIKLNNTPIFLYEGIALAVFLSFGLFAELVFAQFAFMIVLLTIRIGWSELYRIPLNSLIFLITSIISAVVFYLLGGTHNGNDLASLAFLVPAAAYELTKFLSNQLVINFLLRLLNGDRIHFFTRDTLRQGITVLIQFPIGIILYILYTEMGVIATVYVGIPFITLSIFFKQYYASQNVNYYLQKASEIGHQLAGRLQVDEVLDLIIQKLSTVLPVDFAYILDVKKDGLHLIRYVENGVQKTLSIPPLQKNEGIGGTVWQTGQAVLFHKKEEWKKITQGYLPATVESIISVPIVRNKQIVGVLVLASNSKRSYEKYQLMIVDLLVSYLAVAVENARHYEETKNKSERCALTKLYNYRYFEGLLEEEFKKLDSTNKGEPLSLILLDIDHFKAVNDNFGHQSGNLILCELANRLVKMVGKRGTVARYGGEEFVILLPNKDKFTSLQIAEDIRKLIANNPFVFYSDLDNNRKQISAKITASIGVATALEDADDPLALVRHADRAMYTGAKQAGRNKVAQYVS